One genomic segment of Alicycliphilus denitrificans K601 includes these proteins:
- the glnK gene encoding P-II family nitrogen regulator, whose amino-acid sequence MKMITAIIKPFKLDEVREALSDVGVQGITVTEVKGFGRQKGHTELYRGAEYVVDFLPKVKIEAAVADDLAERVIEAIEGAARTGKIGDGKIFVADLEQVVRIRTGETGGQAL is encoded by the coding sequence ATGAAAATGATCACCGCCATCATCAAACCCTTCAAGCTCGACGAGGTGCGCGAGGCGCTGTCGGACGTCGGCGTGCAGGGCATCACCGTGACCGAGGTGAAGGGCTTCGGCCGCCAGAAGGGCCACACCGAGCTGTACCGCGGCGCCGAGTACGTCGTGGACTTCCTGCCCAAGGTGAAGATCGAGGCCGCCGTGGCCGACGATCTGGCCGAGCGCGTCATCGAGGCCATCGAGGGCGCCGCGCGCACCGGCAAGATCGGCGACGGCAAGATCTTCGTGGCCGACCTGGAGCAGGTCGTGCGCATCCGCACCGGCGAGACCGGCGGGCAGGCCCTTTGA